The DNA window GCTTGAGCAAAATGCGCTTGTAGGCTGGCGTGGCGATGGTCATGGAAGTTCTCCGTAGGTCTGGGGGATGGGGCGGCAAATCAGGGCTATCAGTGGATCAGGCAGCGGCCTTGGCAGCGGCCACTTGGGCGGCCACTTCAGCAGCAAAATCGTCCACCTTCTTCTCGATGCCTTCACCGACTACGTACAGGGTGAAGCCCTTCACGGTGGTACCAGTGGCCTTGAGCATCTGCTCGACGGTCTGCTTGTCGTTCTTCACGAAAGCCTGGTTGAACAGCGAGACTTCCTTGAGGTACTTCTGCACGCCGCCTTCGATGCGCTTGGCAACGATTTCGTCGGACTGCACAGGCTTGCCTTCGGCCGTGGCCTTGGCGGCATCTTCCGCAGCCTTGGCGGCAGCGACAGAACGCTCTTTCTCGATCAGTTCGGCGGGAACGTCGGCACTGGTCAGGGCCACGGGCTTCATGGCGGCGATGTGCATGGCCACGTCCTTGGCAGCGATTTCGTCACCTTCGTACTCGACCACCACGCCGATGCGTGTGCCGTGCAGGTAGGAGGCGAGCTTGCTGCTGCTGCCAAAGTACTTGAAACGACGGAACGACATGTTTTCGCCGATCTTGCCGATCAGGCCCTTGCGCACATCTTCCAGCGTGGGGCCAAAGCTGTCCTGTTCGTAAGGCAGTGCACCCAGGGCCGCGAGATCGGCGGGATTGTGCTTGCCCACCAACTCCGCTGCAGCCTGTGTCATGGCCAGGAAGCTATCGTTCTTGCTCACGAAGTCGGTTTCGCTGTTCACTTCGATCAAACCGCCGGTGTTGCCAGCGATGTAGCAAGCAACAACGCCTTCGGCGGTGATGCGCGAAGCGGCCTTGCCAGCCTTGGTGCCGAGTTTGACGCGCAGCAGCTCCTCGGCCTTGGCCATGTCGCCATCGGCTTCGGTCAGGGCTTTCTTGCATTCCATCATGGGGGCGTCGGTCTTGCCACGCAGTTCAGCGACCATGCTTGCGGTAATTGCAGCCATTTCTTATTTCTCCGTATTCAGTTCAATCGTTTCTAGATAAAAAAAGGGGGCCCATCAAGCCCCGCTTTTCTTCCGCGACGCAGCGCGCGGGCCGGGGCTTTAAGCGGCAGTTTCTTGCACTTCGACGAATTCGTCGGCACCCTCACCGGCAACAGCCTTGACCACTTCGGTCACGGCGTTGTTGCGGCCTTCAATGATGGCGTCGGCCATCGCGCGCACATACAGATCCACCGCCTTGGCCGAGTCGTCGTTGCCAGGGATGATGTAGTCAATACCTTCGGGCGAGTGGTTGGTATCGACCACACCGATCAGCGGAATACCCAGCTTCTTGGCTTCGGCAATGGCGATCTTGTGGAAGCCCACGTCCACCACAAAAATGGCGTCGGGCAGCGCAGCCATGTCCTGGATGCCGCCGATGTCCTTTTCCAGCTTCTCGATCTCGCGGGTGAACATGAGCTGTTCTTTCTTGCTGAGCGAC is part of the Simplicispira sp. 125 genome and encodes:
- the rpsB gene encoding 30S ribosomal protein S2; protein product: MSVTMREMLEAGVHFGHQTRFWNPKMAPYIFGHRNKIHIINLEKSLPMLQAASKFAQQLSANRGTILIVGTKRQARDTVAAEAARAGVPFVNQRWLGGMLTNFKTVKTSIKRLKDMKAQQEAGLESLSKKEQLMFTREIEKLEKDIGGIQDMAALPDAIFVVDVGFHKIAIAEAKKLGIPLIGVVDTNHSPEGIDYIIPGNDDSAKAVDLYVRAMADAIIEGRNNAVTEVVKAVAGEGADEFVEVQETAA
- the tsf gene encoding translation elongation factor Ts, with the translated sequence MAAITASMVAELRGKTDAPMMECKKALTEADGDMAKAEELLRVKLGTKAGKAASRITAEGVVACYIAGNTGGLIEVNSETDFVSKNDSFLAMTQAAAELVGKHNPADLAALGALPYEQDSFGPTLEDVRKGLIGKIGENMSFRRFKYFGSSSKLASYLHGTRIGVVVEYEGDEIAAKDVAMHIAAMKPVALTSADVPAELIEKERSVAAAKAAEDAAKATAEGKPVQSDEIVAKRIEGGVQKYLKEVSLFNQAFVKNDKQTVEQMLKATGTTVKGFTLYVVGEGIEKKVDDFAAEVAAQVAAAKAAA